The sequence below is a genomic window from Draconibacterium halophilum.
CGGATAGTGTTTTTAATCTGTAGTTGTTAACTCCCATATTTGCTTTTTTATGAATGCGCAGGAAAGCTTTGTAATCTTTTGCAGAGCTTTTTTTATGCCTCAATTGCTATTAAAGTTTTAGAAAAATTAGCCCTCATGCCTGATAATAAGTAGCATTTTCTGGCTCTTAACGGTGAAAAACAGAAGAAATGATTCAGAGCCTGTAATTATAGTAATAAAAGTGCACCAACAATATTAAACGATTTTAAGCTTTGTAAGTCCAAAGCAGTGTTCTCTTAAAATTTTATTGCAAAGTGCATATTAAAATAGAAAATCTAAACAAAATTTACAAGGGAGGTAGTTACGCTGTAAATAACCTGAACCTTGAAATTCCAAATGGTATGTTTGGCCTTTTAGGTCCAAACGGGGCTGGAAAATCAACCCTGATGCGTATTTTGGTAACCCTGATGAAACCATCAAGCGGGAAAGTATATTTTAACGATTACGAACTTTCGAAACATCGTAGACAAATTCGCTCAATGTTAGGTTATTTGCCCCAGGATTTTAGTTTCTTCTCGAAGTTGAAAACATCGGAGTTTCTTGATTATACTGCTCGTTTAGCAGGAATGAGAAGTGGCGCAGCCCGCAGGACTGCCGTTGACCAAATGCTTGAAGAAGTAGGTTTGTTTGAAGTGCGCGACAGAAATGCAAATAAACTTTCAGGAGGTATGAAACGGCGATTGGGCATTGCACAGGCGCTGATAAACGATCCGCAGATTATTATTGTTGATGAGCCAACTACGGGCCTCGACCCGGAAGAGCGAATTCGATTTCGGAACCTTCTCTCAACCATTAGTACCCGCGATGTAATTATTATCTTATCGACACACATTGTTGGCGATATTTCAAGTACATGCGATAACATGGCCTTGCTAAATGAGGGGAAGCTGGCTTTTTCAGGATCGCCCGAGCAGTTGGTAAAACAAGCCGAAGGACATGTTTGGCTAATTGAAGCTACTGAAAAAGAATATCACGAGATAAATGAAAAATACCCTGTAATTTCTACCATTCCTATTGACGGAGGTTGGGAAGTACAAGTTGTTGCCAATGAAATTAACGGTTTCCAGTGCACACCTATGGAGCCGAATTTGGAGCACGCTTATGTGCACTTTATGGAAAACAAACTAAACCAATGGTCTAACGCTTAAACCTGGAAGAATGATTTCGTTACATAACATATTTTCAATAGCAAAATACGAGCGGAAAACACTTTTTCGCAGTTGGTTTTTTCGCATATTCAGTATTCTTTCGTTGCTGGTATTGTTCGGAATAAACTTCGGAATGGTGATTGAAGGCGGTGGCGGCGAAAGTTGGGCTATCCGTGCCATTCCCAGTGCTATTCCTTATTTTAATTTGCTGATATTAAATGTGGCCCAGGCAGTAATTGCTGTATTTCTGGCCTCCGACTTTTTAAAACGCGACAAAAAATTAGATACAACCGAAGTTATTTACATGCGATCGATGACCAATGGCGAATACGTTATCGGGAAAACACTTGGTAACATGCAGGTGTTTATGATCCTTAATGTTGCTGTGGTTATTCTTGCCCTGATTTTTAACGCACTCGCAAAAAGTACTCCCATCGATTGGGTTTCGTACGGCGTGTATTTAGTACTGATAAGTATTCCAACCCTTGTTTTTATAATGGGCTTGTCGTTTTTACTGATGAGTGTAATTCGTAACCAGGCCATTACCTTTGTGTTGGTGCTTGGTTATATCGGTATCACGCTTTTTCTGTTACAGGCAAAATATTATTATATATTCGATTACATGGCTTTTAGCATCCCAATGCTAAGTTCCGATATTGTCGGATTTGGTAATCTCGGTGTTATTCTCATTCACCGTGGAATATATTTCGGATTGGGCTCAGGATTTATTTTTCTTACCATATTCTTACTGAAACGTTTGCCGCAATCGGTACCGATGACCTTTATATCACTTCTCTTTAGTCTTGTATTTATTGGAGGGGCGGGATATTTGGCGTTTAACCATATTAATAGTTTCAAAAAAACGGAAGCCTTACGAACTGAGATCATTGATTTGAATAATCAGTATGTCAGCGAACCGTTGGCCGATGTAATTTCGCATGATATTGTAATCGATCATAAAGGCGAATCGTTAAATGTACAGTCGACAATGATGCTGAAAAATAATTTGCAGCAACCCTTGTCTAAACTAATTTTTAGTTTGAATGCCGGCCTGGAAGTTAGCAATCTGACCGTAAATGGAAAGACTACTTCATTTGTACGCAACAAACATTTGGTAGTAATTTCCGATCAGTTTAGTTTGCAACCCGGCGATAGTACAAAAGTGGAATTTTATTACAATGGAACCATCGACGAAGCTTATTGCTACCTTGATATTGAGGAAGAGAAAAGACAAGAGAAATACGGACAATTCGTGCTAAATGTTGATAAACGTTATGCTTTTGTAACGCCGGAATATGTGTTGCTTACCCGCGAGGCAAACTGGTATCCAAAAGTTGGTGTTACTTACAGCTCGGAAGATGTGAGCTGGTATAAACCTGAATTTGTAGATTACACGTTAACGGTGAATACAGCAGAAGGATTACAAGCTGTTTCGGAAGGTGTGATGACCGAAGCTGCAGCTGGTGAATTTCATTTTGAACCCAAAACACCATTAACACAACTTTCTTTGGCAATTGGCAGGTATGAGTATAAAAGTTTAGCGCATAATGATTTCGAGTTTGGAGTGTGGCTTATTGAAGGACACGACCAATTCAGCGATGCTTTTCCAGAGTCGAAAGATACGTTGGCTTCTGTAATTTCCGAACGTTTCGAGGATTTCAAACGTGGTTATAACCTTGAATACAATTCTGATCATTTGGCACTGGTTGAAGTTCCGGCGCAGTTTAAAACCTACGATCGTATGTGGACATCGGTGCAGGAAGTTATTCAGCCCGGGCAGGTTTTAATTCAGGAAAAAGGTTACATGTTTCGCGAAGCTGATTTTGAAAAGCAAAAAGAACGAATGGGCCGTTGGAGAGGTCGTGGCGGAGGTGCCGATATGACTGACGAAGACAAAGAGTTGAGGGTGCTTGGGCAGTTTCTGGAGAAATTTACTGAAGAAAATGAAACTGACCGCCAATGGTCGCGTGGCGAGATGACTATGGAACAATTGCCAAACCCCTATTTTATCTTTCCATGGTTGTATAACTTTCAAAACAATATTCAATCGGATAAGTGGCCGATAACAAACCGTGTTTTTGAGGCTTACTTAAAGAGCCAGTCAACCGATATGCGATCGCTCTTTATGAGTAGCATGAATGGTGAAAGTCCGGAGATCGTTGCAAACATTGCTTTGCAGGACTATTCTTTCCAGGAAATCCTTGCTGATCCGGATCAAAATGAAATAGTAAAAGACGTAATAAAATTGAAAGGCGATGTACTGTTCTCCACCATAAAACTGGAAGCCGGCGAAGAAGATTTTGAAGATTTTCTGCGCTCGATACTGGAAAAGTACAAGTATCAGAATATATCGTTCGAGGAATTTGATG
It includes:
- a CDS encoding ABC transporter ATP-binding protein; this encodes MHIKIENLNKIYKGGSYAVNNLNLEIPNGMFGLLGPNGAGKSTLMRILVTLMKPSSGKVYFNDYELSKHRRQIRSMLGYLPQDFSFFSKLKTSEFLDYTARLAGMRSGAARRTAVDQMLEEVGLFEVRDRNANKLSGGMKRRLGIAQALINDPQIIIVDEPTTGLDPEERIRFRNLLSTISTRDVIIILSTHIVGDISSTCDNMALLNEGKLAFSGSPEQLVKQAEGHVWLIEATEKEYHEINEKYPVISTIPIDGGWEVQVVANEINGFQCTPMEPNLEHAYVHFMENKLNQWSNA
- a CDS encoding golvesin C-terminal-like domain-containing protein gives rise to the protein MISLHNIFSIAKYERKTLFRSWFFRIFSILSLLVLFGINFGMVIEGGGGESWAIRAIPSAIPYFNLLILNVAQAVIAVFLASDFLKRDKKLDTTEVIYMRSMTNGEYVIGKTLGNMQVFMILNVAVVILALIFNALAKSTPIDWVSYGVYLVLISIPTLVFIMGLSFLLMSVIRNQAITFVLVLGYIGITLFLLQAKYYYIFDYMAFSIPMLSSDIVGFGNLGVILIHRGIYFGLGSGFIFLTIFLLKRLPQSVPMTFISLLFSLVFIGGAGYLAFNHINSFKKTEALRTEIIDLNNQYVSEPLADVISHDIVIDHKGESLNVQSTMMLKNNLQQPLSKLIFSLNAGLEVSNLTVNGKTTSFVRNKHLVVISDQFSLQPGDSTKVEFYYNGTIDEAYCYLDIEEEKRQEKYGQFVLNVDKRYAFVTPEYVLLTREANWYPKVGVTYSSEDVSWYKPEFVDYTLTVNTAEGLQAVSEGVMTEAAAGEFHFEPKTPLTQLSLAIGRYEYKSLAHNDFEFGVWLIEGHDQFSDAFPESKDTLASVISERFEDFKRGYNLEYNSDHLALVEVPAQFKTYDRMWTSVQEVIQPGQVLIQEKGYMFREADFEKQKERMGRWRGRGGGADMTDEDKELRVLGQFLEKFTEENETDRQWSRGEMTMEQLPNPYFIFPWLYNFQNNIQSDKWPITNRVFEAYLKSQSTDMRSLFMSSMNGESPEIVANIALQDYSFQEILADPDQNEIVKDVIKLKGDVLFSTIKLEAGEEDFEDFLRSILEKYKYQNISFEEFDEEIKAKFGIELEPMMNSWFKAKALPGYLVSPIKGIKVKSGDAMKTMISLKVTNFSDIDGLVKLTFRLPGGGGGGRGPGMGSEDTVDKLIELTAHQTKELSYLFDGAPRMVIFNSMTSKNIPQTYMEFFRDVEEDLKARPWEGERISSTPVQTKLPNETIVDNEDPGFEVTENHQVSLLEKLIVKEEETKQKYASINRWRPPISWTATTSDEFYGEYVRSAYYIKGGNGEQVARWNVPVKEPGYYEVYYHFYKGRGFGRNRGEEKGSLNFIIHADDGEEEAFLDSQSAETGWVHLGSFYFSSEKAVIELTDKTDLRMIYADAVKIVEL